In the genome of Drosophila kikkawai strain 14028-0561.14 chromosome 2R, DkikHiC1v2, whole genome shotgun sequence, the window atctccatctcgaTGCCCATTCCCATTGCTCTCCCTCtttgtctctctctctttcatcCTGTCCGAGGCCCGTGTCCGTGATTATGTCCATGTCATCAGCAGGAGCCACATCCCGTCGTAACTATGAgctacattttcataattagtAAGGACGAGCTGTCGCTACTGCTGACATGGGATTTGCATTTGACAAGCGCGCTCGCCGAGCTTAATTCGATTATCTAAGGAAATCGCATCTAAGATCTTAGAGGCCTTTTGTCTTGGAGTGATTGCTGAAGGTTCTGAGACAAGAGAAAGAGAATTTTAAATGGGAATTTTCAGCAAAATAGTCGTTGATTTCATACGAAGAGTAGCAAAGCTACAAAATAGTAAACTAACTTTGATTTCGAGTGATATTTTAGGAACATTAAACCTATGAATTGGTACTCTTTAAACTAACCTAACCCATAAGTTATCCAAATTGTATGTGGTTTCAAATCAATGAAAGCCTTACTGACCTCCTTTCCCCAATGATCCTAAAAGGCCAATAACATTAAGAGCAAATGTCCCGCTGACTGTTTAGCCTGACGCCCTCGGGCTCTTCAATAATTCATTCAAATCGACTTAATCATTTCTTCAGCGTCTCGGCCAGAAGACCGCTTATTTCCGGCTTACCAGGCCAAAAtcaaactcaaacccaaagGCAGCAGCGCTCTTTCTGATGCAAATTTTCCAGGGAACTCGCCTACGGTGGGATACATTCATAACCAAGAAGCGAAATGAACTCAAACAATGGCGTTTCAATAAAGCCGCGGGGGGCAATAAAGAAAATGGCGAAGGCAGGCGGCAAGcacttttcccattttcctccCGAATCCTGGACTGGCTGGCGATTAGTCAAAGACTCTGGCACGTTGCAACACATTTCGCATGCAAAGTGGCCGATTGCCACGGGCCGGAACCAGagatacacagagagaaagagcctTAAAAAATGTCTGTTATCAAATAGAATTTATGGTTGGAATTATAGACATTTCTTGCCATGCACAGCTACAGATTCGGGTGCAGTTGCAGCcaccagatacagatacttttGCAGTTCGAGCAGGATCTCTGGGGTATGCAAACGAGGTGGCAAGAGTTAAGCACACAATCATCAGCTGCGCATTTGCATCATTGATGCTGCATGTATTCGATTGCCAATCGCCGGGCAGGTGCAAGCAGGTGAAAAGCAGCTGAAAGGCAGGTTAAAGCCCGGCTGGGAGAAAATTCTGGCTCCGGCTGCAATTTGCACTGTTTGCCATCACTTTGCCAGCTTTCGAAATCAAATTCCCTATCACTTTGCCTGCGAGAACGAGAATGAGAATTCAAATGAAGCTGCAAGCAGCAAGCTAGACCCCAAAAGATGGCCAACACTTTTCCAGCATTTGGCCATTCGAATTCACTTAGCTCTGGTGTCCGGCTAAATTCCCGGAAAAATGCCAGCTAAGCCCTGCCCCAAAATGACCGAGAGCGTTTAAATTAATGAGGGCCacacggctgctgctgctacgaAACTTGTCTCATTATAATTTCCAGCAAGTGTTAAATTAGTAACTGCTCAAGGCGACGCCAAACACCGCAAAGTCAAGAAAAAGTAACAGATTGTGCCCCAGGGACAAGCAAAAACCCACACACTGgcgcacaaacacacacaggacaATAAATAGGAGGAAGGATACAACTTTGCAAACTTTTCGCCGAGGCGGAGCCGTTGGCAGGGGGCTTTTGAATAATTTAGTATGATGTGAGATATGAAAATGGCagcagaggaaaaggaaatacCACAGGCAGGACCAAGGAAAAATCACAGAATCTCGCACTTTTAGCGGCCTGCAGTCCGTTTATCAGGCCGGGATTTAAGAGAGCCATAAAGAAATGATAAGTGACAAGTTTACAGGACTGGGCTGGCCGcagaaatgaaatgaaatgaaggCCAAATAAAACGGAAATGTGGTACAAATCAGCCAGACGATGTCATGTCCTGCCTCCTGTTTCTTGTGTAAACACGCCCATTGGTCGGTTGAGTACAGAGAAACCAAAGGGTGATAAGATAAgccatttaatattataaaaaaaagtaaaaggtGTAGTTTTTCTATCTCTTAGCATATAACAAGGATAGGAAGAAACTTTTcctaaaataattacttttttagaccctttaaaacttatttttccAACCGGGAATGTCTGAGCTAACcgtttttctttaattaaaaatatttagtagTCTCTAAGGACCATTTTTGTAACCGTGTAGGTCGTGAGGTGGCTGGTGTGGGAGCTGGCCTGCGTAAGGTCACACCATTTGTCAAGTGGCGGCTAAAGCCGAAATCCTTTTTGTGCAAACATTTTGCGCTCCCTTGCGCCACTGAAATCAGCCTAATGCTCCTGCCACAGAGCCCCAACAATTGCACGCCAGATCCCACAAAATCCGCACCAAAACCGAAATAAAAATGTGTGTGCTGCGATGGGTGTGGATCCCAGCTCGGATTCGGAATAGATCTGGGTCCTGGCAGggcttctgtgtgtgtgtatgtgatgTGTGTGCGTTGCGTGTTAGTTTATTTATGACTTGATGTGCGTCTGTTTAAACAGTAGGCGTCTACAGCAAACTGTCGGCAATGATGTtattgctgctcctgctccttgctcctgctgctgctgggattTCACTTGTCGGACACATTtcatacagagagagagagagctcttTGTCCCGAGCCCATCACGAAATCCATTTAACACTCATGTATGGCACATGTACATGCGTCTCTAGGTCTAGGAGCGAGTGCTCAAGTGGCCAAGGCTTTCGGCTCCTTGGGGAGAGGTAGAGGACTGGTATAGGAAAATGGAGGGAAACTCAAGAAAAGCCCACCACCACCTCCTTGCTGGGTAATACAGCATGAAAAGTATTTCACGCTGACGCTTGGGTTTAACGTCAAACAATTGACGTTGAGCGCCAACTTGTGCGACGATGATAAAAGTGCCAGTTGAAGGCAGTTTTGGGAGCTCTGCTCCCAATCTAGCTTTTTTTACCCAACCCAAAAATTACTTTTAGTAAAAATTGTTTCAAGTTCATCTTTTTTTATGGGCCTGTTTGACTGCCTTTGAATTATTCatgtattttgtttacaaacgaAAAACGCTTCCTTGTTGTCTTAACAAGAAAAATAAGGCTTCTCTCTAATCAAAATTCAGATTGTGAAAGGCaggttttttataattattaaacaaattgaaGGAATggggtttttaaataattcttcaAATGATTTTGTGTACAAAACTTAATTCTAAAATTCTTAATGTACCTTTAAGCTAAAAGAAATATTCACCATGGCCCGAAGGCACTATTATTGTTTGAGAAGAAAATAATAGTGTTATTTGGGTACAATCTCGTTTTATTTACTAGAAAGACAATGCTTATTATTCAGGCAATAATCCATTCCAAATTTTGGTGGATTTCAGGCTATAAACTTAGTTCTAAATGTCGCCTTTTGTTTGCTTCCTTGTTCACCTCCAAAAACCTCCGTCATCACTGGTTTTTGAAAGCCTTCAGGCTGTTATGGAGTTGATGTGTAATTGTCTGAGCTTcgactttgactttgactCAAGTTTTATGTACGGGGGCCAAAGGGATAGATAGCGAGCGGGATGCTGGATGCTCTTTTTATGACTGGGCTTTTGTACCTGCGTTGCGCATACGCCTCGTGGCAATAAAGAGTCTGCCGCCTTACTTATCTAGGTGAGCTGGGATCTCAGATTTCCCCGGCTTTTTTGGGtgtatacaaattatttcaTTAGCGTCTCACCTCACAGCCACCAGCCCCCTAGCCCATTTTGAAGCCAATCAAATTTCGAGCCCAACTTGGGCCGGCGAACTTTCCGCAATGCAAACAAGCTGTCAGCAAGCCTGTCCCATGGCCATACCCATGCCCAGGCCCATGCCCCTTGACTAATAGGTATGGTGCGGTCGAGGCATGCTAATAAGCCGGGCGGCTGTCACTAAATTAGTTTACCGCACAGGCCATGCATAAAGTTAGAGTGACATCGCGGATCGAGGAGGAGGCTGGCGGCATGCGGCTGAGactaattaaaaagtttttcgacgatttttcgattttaagcGCTGGCAGGCGCTCGCTCATGTTGACAATTCAATTTGACGTCGAGCGGTAATAAATCTTATTTGCTCTGCTGTGCAACCAAGGCGACCGACGGGTCGTAATTGAAAGTCCTGCAGCCACGtggtagtggtggtggtggctggcGGCCCTGCATCCGGTCCGGACCAGGCCAAAgccgtgtatgtgtgtttgccGAGCGGCATGCATAACAAATGTCCTGTTGCCTGTAAGCGCAACGTGTCGTATGCGCAACGTTGGCACGCAACCGAATAATAAGGAATTAAAATGCAGCCTCCAGTCCGATAAGCATCCTCCGTGCTTCCTGCCATCGTGAAACTCAGTCCTGTTGCCTGGGGCTCTGTAAAACAAACACCTTTGCGGCAGGACCCCGGCACGTGAGCTGAACATGTTAACATTTGCGGTGTGGAAAGTAGCAATTAATTGTGGAATAGCTTATTAAAAGGGTCCTTGTCCTGATAAAAGAAATTGAAGGTATAAAAACGTGTACATTTGTGTGggcaaataattatttaatgggGTTTTAAGGAGATTCTTGCCCTGGAAATTATtaaagtattaaaattaaacgaTTCTTTAAAGCCTGAATGAATTTATGGGACTTAAAATGTCTATATAAAGttaaaggaaatataaaaGCGTTTATTtgatgttaaaaattaaatacaacttAAGTATGATCcctgtttattatattaaagaatttgtctttaattgtttaaattatgaaaatacgATGGCGatacataaatttataataataattaaattaagtaactCAGGTACTTGCTCTAAATCAGTGCTTCCTTTGAATAAAATTACCAAGACTTGAACTCGAAGTATCCTCCTCGGCACTCCAAGTTTCTTCAACTTCCCTGTATAGTTGCCGCTGCACTGAGATAAGGAGCTTTGCCTGTTCGCCTTTTCTTAATACAAATTAGGTGTCTCATCTTACTTTGGCCACAACATTAATTGGCATTCCTGCGGCCGGGCCAATCGAAGCACTTTGCCATGGCAGCCACGGCGAAGAGGTGTCAATCTAATTGAGATTTCTCGGAACGCCTGAATGCGAAGTGCAGTACCCGAACGTGACCCTGAATGGCCAGCTCCGTAGTTGAACTTTTTCCTGGCCTTGCTCTTATACCGAACTGCTTTTCTCTTCCCCAGGACGCCGCCATCTGCGTCAAGTTTCACTTGGAGCGGGAAAAGAACCCGCACAAATTCAACAGCCGGATGAAGAACAAGCTCTGGTACTTCGAATATGCAACGTCCGAGACATTCGCGGCATCCTGCAAGAATCTCCACGAGAGCATCGAGATTGTGGTAAGTGGGTAGGAAAATGTGGCCTGGAAAACTGAATATAACTGCAGGGGAAATTGGGTGGAAAACTGGGGGCAGGCCAGAGCCGTCATCCGTGATTTATGAACGTACGCAGCGTGTAACCTTCGCTCCATATTTGCAGTGCGATGGTGTGGCCCTGGACCTGGCCAACGGACCCCACCTCCAGGGTGTGGCTCTGCTCAACATCCCATATACGCATGGCGGCTCCAACCTATGGGGCGAGCATCTATCCCAGAAGCGGATTCGCAAGAGCGCCGGCCCCTTTGGCAAGAGCAAGAAGCTACGGGCGGGCGACAAGGAATTCTCTGCCACCAGCTTTAATTCTGTGGATCTGTCGGTGGCCATACAAGGTGAGTCTCTTTATATTTTAGGGAATAATTAtcttattaaagaaaatataatataattatataataattaattttaattatatataattaaaatcaacaaCTTTACACATTTTATTCCTTATGTTTTGTTGAAATTACTAacatttcctttatttttcagATATAGGCGACCGCCTGATCGAGGTGATTGGTCTGGAGAACTGCCTGCACATGGGCCAAGTAAGAACCGGCCTGCGAGCCTCCGGTCGTCGCCTGGCCCAGTGCAGCGAGGTGATCATCAAGACAAAGAAGACGTTTCCCATGCAAATCGACGGAGAGCCCTGGATGCAGATGCCGTGCACGGTGAGTTGTTTATTTAGCTTTCGCTATCTTCAATTTCTTTAGAATATATTCCTCCCCCACCCACAGATCAAGGTGACCCACAAGAACCAGGTGCCCATGCTGATGGCACCGCGATCGGAGAAGGGACGCGGGTTCTTCAATCTGCTGTGCAGCTGATTCAGGCGCAGCGCATCGAGCGACTTCATGGGCCGGCCGCCGCCCGAGTCCGCCGATGAGCTGGACGATGACTTTCGGATCGTCACTAGGAGCACCACCGTCCATAACATAGCCTAGCACCAATAGCTTTAGTCCCAATCCAGCCGCATCGATAGCATCGAATTCGTTTACCCTAGGTTAAGGCTTCCCCTCCGATGTgcgtatatacatacatatatgtgtgtCGAGTGAGTTACAGAGCTTTATATTTAGTGTTTAGTGTAGCCAAATATACAACCCAGTCTAGTCCATTCCAATGGGATCCGAGTGCGGAGCAGGCTGTACGAGATCAACTCAGTGTTAACCTTGCGAAGCTTTAGGTGTACAGTTACTCGCGTGCCACAGAATATTTTAAGAACACTTTAGAGAGCGATAACATATAGCGAAAAATGTCCAATGATGCAACTGAAATGAGaccaacaactaaaccaaacaaacaaCCAGAGGAAACCACAACTAGGCAGCATTGTAGTGCGAATTTTATGCATTAGGCTAAGTAATTTATTCCGTCATCTCGCCGTGCCGTGTGTGGGGGGTGCTGCTTGGATCGAAGAACTATATACCCGAAAACATATCACGATTTCCGCTTGTCAGAGATTGCATTTGGGCAGCACTCGCCACCGCTGGGCGCAGATCTAGCAACTttacttcttattttttaccGTGTATATTGTACATATAGTGAAATCAAATGTAacttgatatgcaaatgtcaACTAAATGGTGCAGCTTTAAAcgaaattttatatatatatgagtgCATATATGGCGATGACAAGAACCGGATGCTAAATAATACTATGAACGtgtatatttcatataatcatatatatatgtatgtaaaatgCCACTAAGGTCCTTTCGCAAATACAACAATACTCACAGTCGGAACAAGgatatgtacatttttaacCAATACAACACCAAAACGGCCACGTTTCCTATGAAAAGTCAAAGGGAGGGGCCCCAGTATACCCACCAAATGCAATTTTCACAATGAAAACAAACATTCCACATAGATTTATTCGGTTCTCTATTGCATTTCAAGTAAATAAGCAAAGGTTCTTTCGTTCGAATGTAAATTGAAACCTTAGTAAAGCAGGAAACAGTGCAAAATATTATGCCAAATAATATGGTTTGTTGAATGGTACACATGTAtaacccaaaaatatatttagattaTATATAAgcataataatataaattgtaagaGTCCTTGTATAAcaattccaaaaaaaaactaacaaaattcttttaaaaaggcaaaaacacATAATCCCGATATAAATCCTATAACCAACATGTTTTGTTAACAAAATAATGAATGAAGCTAAATCGGCGTAGGAAGATCATTAGTCCCATTTTTGCTAAGTAGTTCAGATAAATCAGTAGTTCccaaatcaaaatatttaaagctatctTCACTATAGTTTAGAGGAGACAATACTGCTTTTTTCAGATACCATTGAGTTTATCCCCAATCCTGACACTACCCACACAACTACCAATCGTTTTAGCACTTCAGAATCAACCTGTCCATAGGAAGCCTATTATATCAATGTACGTGAATGTGTCTTGAGTGGGATTACAATTGCAAAACCCAAGTTATTacataaaatcaatttaattttgcaaataaacattttcaatgCGATTCCTCTCGCCCACAGGTCCTAGAGAGGACTTTGTGTTGGCGCTTGGGGTGCCGCTGATGCCACACAGTAGCCAGTtaacattaattataaatgaacCACTTAACATTAGTAAAATGCAAAGCAAAGCGGCTCCACTGAGGCCGGGCTTGTGTACAGTACAACTAGGCCTAAGCGTATATCTGtctaataatatatatgtattactATAATTACTATGAAATAACCGAAACAGTAACTACTAGCTGATATTACCCTTGAAATTAACgatcgagagagagagagagagcgagtggAACTTGCAAACTATATACCGTGTAGTAATATTTAACGAATAAGTAGAAGAATTATAATCTGTGTACAAAGCTCGGTTCCTTTCGTAGGTTTACTCAAGCATTTCGGTTTACAATTAGAATTACCTATGGAGTTTAGCTCCAGGAAATACCAAGTAGTCGCTATATAATAACTATAATCCACAACAGTTTGCCCGCATCTACTGTACAATTCGGATCTTCACTTGTGCCAAGTACTAGAAGAGATGCGGCCGGCACCAAGATGATGCCATATAGCCTATTCAAACCACCATAAGGTAGCGAattgaatgtaaaactgtaacatATGCCATATTATCCACAAATGTATACTCTCCTATAACCAGTGTTTAAAACAACCACCAATAAATGCGAATTATGTGTATGAACTCTGAGAGCTGAGGCCGTATGCATTCTGCAGATTCAACTGCACCTGGGGACCGTAGAGACTGATGAATGTGAGCACCTGATTGTTACTGGGCTGGCCGAATTGCTTCAGGACCTCGGCGGTGCGACAGGGATGCAGGGCCATGAAGGGCTTGAAGAGCACGGGATGGTCCATTTGGGTCAATATCTGGTAAAGATCACCGGCCTTACTCTCTGGCATGAAGCAGTGCCAGGTGGCGTCTATATCTAGGAGGCTGCCATCTGTAAAAGGAATgtgtaaattatatacatatatattttaatccaGTTGAGTTACCCGATCTGTGAGCCTGGAAAAATAGCATGGGCACTTGATAGGAGACACTGTAGACCACATGGTACTCCACATTGATTAGTTCCCCACTTTTACTCTTAATCTTTTGACTAAACTTGAGGAAGGTGTTGGGTTCATTCGAGTCCTGGAAGTAGGTAACACTTTAGAGATTTCACATTTAAAACAGCTTGGCAATCAAACCTTTTCCTGCAGCATCCAACTATCTCCCAACTGTTGGGAAATATCCAGAAATTGCTTGGCCTGTGTGAGAAAATCTTTCCAGCTCATATCACCCATAATGAGGCTGCTGCAAATACAGAAAGTTTATAAAGTTAGTTATCAGAGTTTAATTGAAACTCTTAAACCCTTAAGCCGAAAGAAAACAATTCACTTTGCGTGGGAAACAAGCCTcaaacatatgtatatttcagAATGTCCTGAATCGAAACGCCAAAGGTTAAAGCTCCTCAACACGATACACTTAAAAGCTAAACACAAGTTGTCAAAGAACAAATATCAATTGCAATTATTTGTAAGTTAAGCGGTGCGCGGATCGCCGTCCAAGGCAGTGACCTGCACGTTCTCATTCCGCCGAACCTGGACCACAGTCACAGAGCCAGCCTTGTCGTCGAATTTGCACGTCACCGTGACCTCCCTTAGCTGGAAGGTGAATATCTGCGAGCCGTATTTTGTGCGCAAGTAAACGGAGCGCGGATCCGCCTCCAATATGTCCACGATACACTGTTTCTCCACCTGCAGCTCCATTAGCTGGGCCTCGGCATGCTCGTTGAAGGTGACGCTCAGCCGATGGCTGGCCACCACCCAGTTGGGCACACGCACAGCGCTTGGCGGCGGCAGCACTGCATCCGCTCCGATTCCAGAGTTGCCCGAGAAACCAGCGGCGCCATACAGCTCCAAGTCAGACTCCTCGCCATCGGGCTCCTGCCGGGAGTCGTAAAAGTCGAGGCTATTCTCATGCGGTCCAGCTGAAGAGCGACCTGTCCAAGGGGTTAAGCAAGACCTTTAGTGTGCTTTCTGGCTTTCTGGTCGTCGAACGTACCTGAGTCTACGCTCAGGGATGGCGCATCGTAGTACGGAATGTAGGGCTTAATGTCCAACACGGGCGTCCCATCCACCATGTCCGTACCAAAGAAGCTGATGGTGGCATTCTCGATCTTCTCGATTTCCACCAAAGATAAACCAATGGGACACGGGCGGTGCGGCGAACGGGTGGAGAACACCCCCACGCGCTCACCACCGAGACGCGGCGGCGCCACCTTGGCCTTCGGGTGCGCGTTGTTGCGGTGGAAGTGATAGATGAGCCACAGATGCGAGAAGTCGCCCAGTCCCTCCAGCGAGTGCTCCGGATTGGTGAACACGCCGTCGTTTAGCTGAATGATGCCTCTTAGCCGGCTGCCCACAATCGATTGCCTGG includes:
- the Atg10 gene encoding ubiquitin-like-conjugating enzyme ATG10; its protein translation is MGDMSWKDFLTQAKQFLDISQQLGDSWMLQEKDSNEPNTFLKFSQKIKSKSGELINVEYHVVYSVSYQVPMLFFQAHRSDGSLLDIDATWHCFMPESKAGDLYQILTQMDHPVLFKPFMALHPCRTAEVLKQFGQPSNNQVLTFISLYGPQVQLNLQNAYGLSSQSSYT
- the LOC108076729 gene encoding tRNA (adenine(37)-N6)-methyltransferase isoform X2, coding for MHEDDLKSQLTIARNEINNLRQQVRNLQHVQRKDIETINRLLQDFRCEGCASKNTGVKDKAAGEKETQELQRERAQEHEQGHSQGQSNGEDFAHFRPIGVIRTAFPEKRAVPRQSIVGSRLRGIIQLNDGVFTNPEHSLEGLGDFSHLWLIYHFHRNNAHPKAKVAPPRLGGERVGVFSTRSPHRPCPIGLSLVEIEKIENATISFFGTDMVDGTPVLDIKPYIPYYDAPSLSVDSGRSSAGPHENSLDFYDSRQEPDGEESDLELYGAAGFSGNSGIGADAVLPPPSAVRVPNWVVASHRLSVTFNEHAEAQLMELQVEKQCIVDILEADPRSVYLRTKYGSQIFTFQLREVTVTCKFDDKAGSVTVVQVRRNENVQVTALDGDPRTA
- the LOC108076729 gene encoding tRNA (adenine(37)-N6)-methyltransferase isoform X1, with protein sequence MHEDDLKSQLTIARNEINNLRQQVRNLQHVQRKDIETINRLLQDFRCEGCASKNTGVKDKAAGEKETQELQRERAQEHEQGHSQGQVRLTLPHTHTHTLSTNPLSQSNGEDFAHFRPIGVIRTAFPEKRAVPRQSIVGSRLRGIIQLNDGVFTNPEHSLEGLGDFSHLWLIYHFHRNNAHPKAKVAPPRLGGERVGVFSTRSPHRPCPIGLSLVEIEKIENATISFFGTDMVDGTPVLDIKPYIPYYDAPSLSVDSGRSSAGPHENSLDFYDSRQEPDGEESDLELYGAAGFSGNSGIGADAVLPPPSAVRVPNWVVASHRLSVTFNEHAEAQLMELQVEKQCIVDILEADPRSVYLRTKYGSQIFTFQLREVTVTCKFDDKAGSVTVVQVRRNENVQVTALDGDPRTA